Proteins encoded together in one Lepisosteus oculatus isolate fLepOcu1 chromosome 2, fLepOcu1.hap2, whole genome shotgun sequence window:
- the gpkow gene encoding G-patch domain and KOW motifs-containing protein isoform X2, which yields MADPDKLRSDAGEKHGEVGNGSKKREAAAGPVSFGFSKTVSKFRVQSSAEKVEEKDYLTGVEGKELKSTRPAEKPKELVIPLIHKNRWYKGEGASRTASETCPQPPREEDAVESQAVKELIEESQRQQELWKNGGAADLNLSIPLLMQNKAPEGYEDGDKIQVDLRPESSTEADYDNVPVEAYGMAMLKGMGWKQGQGIGRTFKQDVKPIEHQLRPKGLGLGADRSAISDLDPSRPTRPPKPGEERADEEPRELVTGACVLVETGPHKDLYGKVEGVDPDNARVMVKLAIGGKTVTISQYSLHLVGRKEYDKYSRDLSRLGKAHKEKERAEEAARRSNGQDGAEGRGTDRESREPEARAGREHDRGKDREKEQRKRKHRDSSRDREKPHPPPPGALSWLQRDLRVRFIDKKFKEGKYYNSKMIIEDVLTPESCVCRTDEGRLLEDVKQTMLETIVPKSESDSIMVVLGKHRGQVGHILQRDKEKCRALVQLERYEEQVFKLDYDAICHYVGGTDV from the exons ATGGCGGACCCCGACAAACTACGAAGTGATGCCGGCGAGAAACACGGGGAAGTCGGAAATGGGAGCAAAAAAAGGGAGGCCGCCGCCGGCCCCGTGTCTTTTGGCTTCAGCAAAACCGTCAGCAAGTTCAGAGTTCAGAGCTCCGCCGAAAAAGTGGAGGAGAAAGACTACCTGACCGGTGTAGAAGGAAAGGAGTTAAAGAG CACCAGACCAGCGGAGAAGCCCAAGGAGCTGGTCATCCCGCTGATCCACAAGAACCGGTGGTACAAGGGCGAAGGGGCCAGCAGGACGGCCAGCGAGACCTGTCCGCAGCCGCCCAGGGAGGAGGATGCTGTGGAGTCGCAGGCCGTCAAGGAGCTGATTGAGG agTCCCAGCGGCAGCAGGAGTTGTGGAAAAATGGCGGAGCGGCTGACCTGAACCTGTCCATCCCGCTGCTGATGCAGAACAAGGCTCCCGAGGGCTACGAGGACGGAGACAAGATCCAAGTGGACCTGCGGCCCGAGTCT TCCACAGAGGCGGACTATGACAACGTCCCAGTGGAGGCCTATGGGATGGCCATGCTGAAAGGAATGGGCTGGAAGCAGGGACAAGGAATCGGCCGGACCTTCAAACA AGATGTGAAGCCTATCGAGCACCAGCTGCGCCCCAAGGGCCTGGGGCTGGGGgcagaccgctcggccatcagCGACCTAGACCCCAGCCGCCCCACCCGGCCCCCGAAACCGGGCGAGGAGCGTGCCGACGAGGAGCCGCGGGAGCTGGTGACGGGGGCCTGTGTGCTGGTGGAGACGGGGCCCCACAAGGACCTTTATGGCAAG GTCGAGGGGGTGGACCCCGACAATGCACGGGTCATGGTGAAGCTCGCCATCGGTGGGAAGACCGTGACAATCAGCCAGTACTCCCTGCACCTGGTCGGCCGGAAAGAGTACGACAAGTACAGCAGGGACCTCA GCCGCCTTGGCAAAGCCCACAAGGAGAAGGAGAGAGCGGAGGAGGCGGCCAGGCGGAGTAACGGGCAGGACGGCGCCGAGGGCAGGGGCACGGACAGGGAGAGCCGGGAACCGGAGGCCCGCGCGGGCAGGGAGCACGACCGCGGCAAAGACCGGGAGAAGGAGCAGCGCAAGAGGAAGCACCGCGACTCCAGCCGTGACAG AGAGAAGCCCCACCCGCCGCCCCCTGGTGCCCtctcctggctgcagagggACCTGCGCGTCCGCTTCATCGACAAGAAGTTCAAGGAAGGGAAATACTATAACTCCAAG ATGATCATCGAGGACGTCCTGACCCCCGAGTCCTGTGTGTGCCGGACGGACGAGGGCAGGCTGCTGGAGG ATGTGAAGCAGACGATGCTGGAGACCATCGTCCCGAAGTCGGAGTCGGACTCCATCATGGTGGTGCTGGGGAAACACAGGGGACAG GTGGGCCATATTCTCCAGCGGGACAAGGAGAAGTGCAGGGCGCTGGTTCAGCTGGAGAGGTACGAGGAGCAGGTCTTCAAGCTGGACTACGATGCCATCTGCCATTACGTGGGAGGAACGGATGTGTGA
- the pqbp1 gene encoding polyglutamine-binding protein 1 isoform X2 — protein sequence MPLPPALLARLAKRGILKQTEHEAEEEIIAEDYDDNNVDYEATRVENLPPSWYKVFDPACGLPYYWNVETDLVSWLSPNDPNAVISKAAKKLKEVEERVEWEEVREKRQHRREDIAPYSKLKRGRERKDEEMDPMDPSAYSDAPRGTWSTGLPKRNEAKTGADTTAAGPLFQQRPYPSPGAVLRANAEATRAKE from the exons ATGCCCCTCCCTCCTGCCTTACTGGCTCGTCTGGCCAAGAGAGGAATTCTTAAACAGACGGAGCATG AGGCCGAGGAGGAGATCATCGCCGAGGACTACGACGACAACAACGTGGATTACGAGGCCACCCGCGTGGAGAACCTGCCGCCCAGCTGGTACAAGGTGTTCGACCCTGCCTG CGGTCTGCCGTATTACTGGAATGTGGAAACTGACCTGGTGTCCTGGCTGTCCCCCAACGACCCCAATGCCGTCATCTCCAAAGCGGCCAAGAAGCTCAAAG AGGTCGAGGAGAGGGTGGAATGGGAGGAGGTTAGAGAGAAGAGGCAGCACCGCAGGGAGGACATCGCCCCCTACAGCAAGTTGAAGAGAG GGAGAGAGCGGAAGGACGAGGAGATGGATCCCATGGACCCCAGTGCTTACTCAGATGCCCCCAG GGGCACGTGGTCGACCGGCCTGCCCAAGCGGAACGAGGCGAAGACGGGGGCCGACACCACGGCCGCCGGCCCCCTGTTCCAGCAGAGGCCGTACCCCAGCCCGGGCGCCGTGCTCCGCGCCAACGCCGAG GCCACCCGGGCCAAGGAGTGA
- the pqbp1 gene encoding polyglutamine-binding protein 1 isoform X1: protein MPLPPALLARLAKRGILKQTEHEAEEEIIAEDYDDNNVDYEATRVENLPPSWYKVFDPACGLPYYWNVETDLVSWLSPNDPNAVISKAAKKLKEVEERVEWEEVREKRQHRREDIAPYSKLKRGRERKDEEMDPMDPSAYSDAPRGTWSTGLPKRNEAKTGADTTAAGPLFQQRPYPSPGAVLRANAEATRAKE, encoded by the exons ATGCCCCTCCCTCCTGCCTTACTGGCTCGTCTGGCCAAGAGAGGAATTCTTAAACAGACGGAGCATG AGGCCGAGGAGGAGATCATCGCCGAGGACTACGACGACAACAACGTGGATTACGAGGCCACCCGCGTGGAGAACCTGCCGCCCAGCTGGTACAAGGTGTTCGACCCTGCCTG CGGTCTGCCGTATTACTGGAATGTGGAAACTGACCTGGTGTCCTGGCTGTCCCCCAACGACCCCAATGCCGTCATCTCCAAAGCGGCCAAGAAGCTCAAAG AGGTCGAGGAGAGGGTGGAATGGGAGGAGGTTAGAGAGAAGAGGCAGCACCGCAGGGAGGACATCGCCCCCTACAGCAAGTTGAAGAGAG GGAGAGAGCGGAAGGACGAGGAGATGGATCCCATGGACCCCAGTGCTTACTCAGATGCCCCCAG GGGCACGTGGTCGACCGGCCTGCCCAAGCGGAACGAGGCGAAGACGGGGGCCGACACCACGGCCGCCGGCCCCCTGTTCCAGCAGAGGCCGTACCCCAGCCCGGGCGCCGTGCTCCGCGCCAACGCCGAGGCCACCCGGGCCAAGGAGTGA
- the gpkow gene encoding G-patch domain and KOW motifs-containing protein isoform X1, producing MADPDKLRSDAGEKHGEVGNGSKKREAAAGPVSFGFSKTVSKFRVQSSAEKVEEKDYLTGVEGKELKSTRPAEKPKELVIPLIHKNRWYKGEGASRTASETCPQPPREEDAVESQAVKELIEESQRQQELWKNGGAADLNLSIPLLMQNKAPEGYEDGDKIQVDLRPESDEILWRGEHASGQEGAEIESSPHCLRSPYCSTEADYDNVPVEAYGMAMLKGMGWKQGQGIGRTFKQDVKPIEHQLRPKGLGLGADRSAISDLDPSRPTRPPKPGEERADEEPRELVTGACVLVETGPHKDLYGKVEGVDPDNARVMVKLAIGGKTVTISQYSLHLVGRKEYDKYSRDLSRLGKAHKEKERAEEAARRSNGQDGAEGRGTDRESREPEARAGREHDRGKDREKEQRKRKHRDSSRDREKPHPPPPGALSWLQRDLRVRFIDKKFKEGKYYNSKMIIEDVLTPESCVCRTDEGRLLEDVKQTMLETIVPKSESDSIMVVLGKHRGQVGHILQRDKEKCRALVQLERYEEQVFKLDYDAICHYVGGTDV from the exons ATGGCGGACCCCGACAAACTACGAAGTGATGCCGGCGAGAAACACGGGGAAGTCGGAAATGGGAGCAAAAAAAGGGAGGCCGCCGCCGGCCCCGTGTCTTTTGGCTTCAGCAAAACCGTCAGCAAGTTCAGAGTTCAGAGCTCCGCCGAAAAAGTGGAGGAGAAAGACTACCTGACCGGTGTAGAAGGAAAGGAGTTAAAGAG CACCAGACCAGCGGAGAAGCCCAAGGAGCTGGTCATCCCGCTGATCCACAAGAACCGGTGGTACAAGGGCGAAGGGGCCAGCAGGACGGCCAGCGAGACCTGTCCGCAGCCGCCCAGGGAGGAGGATGCTGTGGAGTCGCAGGCCGTCAAGGAGCTGATTGAGG agTCCCAGCGGCAGCAGGAGTTGTGGAAAAATGGCGGAGCGGCTGACCTGAACCTGTCCATCCCGCTGCTGATGCAGAACAAGGCTCCCGAGGGCTACGAGGACGGAGACAAGATCCAAGTGGACCTGCGGCCCGAGTCT GATGAGATTCTCTGGCGCGGGGAGCACGCGTCTGGACAGGAGGGTGCAGAGATAGAGAGCTCACCCCACTGCTTGCGCTCGCCCTACTGT TCCACAGAGGCGGACTATGACAACGTCCCAGTGGAGGCCTATGGGATGGCCATGCTGAAAGGAATGGGCTGGAAGCAGGGACAAGGAATCGGCCGGACCTTCAAACA AGATGTGAAGCCTATCGAGCACCAGCTGCGCCCCAAGGGCCTGGGGCTGGGGgcagaccgctcggccatcagCGACCTAGACCCCAGCCGCCCCACCCGGCCCCCGAAACCGGGCGAGGAGCGTGCCGACGAGGAGCCGCGGGAGCTGGTGACGGGGGCCTGTGTGCTGGTGGAGACGGGGCCCCACAAGGACCTTTATGGCAAG GTCGAGGGGGTGGACCCCGACAATGCACGGGTCATGGTGAAGCTCGCCATCGGTGGGAAGACCGTGACAATCAGCCAGTACTCCCTGCACCTGGTCGGCCGGAAAGAGTACGACAAGTACAGCAGGGACCTCA GCCGCCTTGGCAAAGCCCACAAGGAGAAGGAGAGAGCGGAGGAGGCGGCCAGGCGGAGTAACGGGCAGGACGGCGCCGAGGGCAGGGGCACGGACAGGGAGAGCCGGGAACCGGAGGCCCGCGCGGGCAGGGAGCACGACCGCGGCAAAGACCGGGAGAAGGAGCAGCGCAAGAGGAAGCACCGCGACTCCAGCCGTGACAG AGAGAAGCCCCACCCGCCGCCCCCTGGTGCCCtctcctggctgcagagggACCTGCGCGTCCGCTTCATCGACAAGAAGTTCAAGGAAGGGAAATACTATAACTCCAAG ATGATCATCGAGGACGTCCTGACCCCCGAGTCCTGTGTGTGCCGGACGGACGAGGGCAGGCTGCTGGAGG ATGTGAAGCAGACGATGCTGGAGACCATCGTCCCGAAGTCGGAGTCGGACTCCATCATGGTGGTGCTGGGGAAACACAGGGGACAG GTGGGCCATATTCTCCAGCGGGACAAGGAGAAGTGCAGGGCGCTGGTTCAGCTGGAGAGGTACGAGGAGCAGGTCTTCAAGCTGGACTACGATGCCATCTGCCATTACGTGGGAGGAACGGATGTGTGA